From Cryptococcus neoformans var. neoformans B-3501A chromosome 6, whole genome shotgun sequence, the proteins below share one genomic window:
- a CDS encoding hypothetical protein (Match to EST gb|CF185421.1|CF185421) — translation MRPLRPEEEQWIFSKHALENTPSRSHGVSLEEELERRKSTIMQMRSLLARVVYVRDHPDPKAKLTSTPYRNVILLAATFVHRFYMRRSLEDFKESLMAATLLWMASKLEENQLKVRHLVNVCLDKYEQSKPSHWRIQWRPMENGQDPSDGYRFWEKRIVVGEQLALEALCFDLFVEHPWVIIRRAIDGLDARIAKLEEAEEKELANKGGANGANGKRRGPKITEELIMSLAWPISSEASLSPLSILYPSPIIAFTFLAIIISLIEQTPLSRGISAASEIVDRFELDIRFTMDGPEGEDLKTVKDCLESFTEYVKMGLIDRNLVRYLTPEPRSIDEIKPFKRSFTLATSNECSNTSAEVVETSDTRSSAQEEESQVKTENSSKLTPGESQ, via the exons ATGCGACCACTACGtcctgaagaagaacagtGGATTTTTTCCAAGCACGCTCTCGAGAATACCCCTTCAAGATCGCATGGCGTCTctctggaagaggaattggAACGTCGTAAATCAACAATCATGCAAATGCGAAGTCTTCTCGCGCGAGTCGTCTATGT ACGAGACCATCCTGATCCCAAAGCGAAACTTACTTCTACACCTTACCGGAATGTAATTCTCCTCGCCGCAACGTTCGTCCATCGCTTCTACATGCGCCGGTCTCTAGAAGACTTCAAGGAAAGCCTGATGGCGGCCACACTACTATGGATGGCTTCCAAGTTAGAAGAGAACCAGTTGAAAGTCAGACACCTTGTTAATGTGTGTCTGGACAAGTATGAGCAGTCAAAGCCTTCCCATTGGAGGATACAATGGAGACCTATGGAGAACGGTCAA GATCCTTCTGACGGATACAGGTTTTGGGAAAAACGGATAGTCGTTGGCGAGCAACTAGCATTGGAGGCTCTGTGTTTTGACTTGTTTGTCGAGCACCCTTGGGTCATTATTCGACGCGCTATCGATGGACTGGATGCGCGGATAGCAAaattggaagaggcggaggaaaaggaactCGCAAACAAAGGAGGAGCGAACGGGGCGAATGGGAAGAGACGAGGACCGAAAATCACTGAAGAGTTGATCATGTCCCTGGCCTGGCCTATCAGTTCAGAAGC GTCACTATCGCCTTTGTCCATTCTATATCCATCTCCTATAATAGCCTTTACGTTTTTGGCAATCATTATATCCCTCATCGAACAAACTCCGCTATCTCGAGGCATTTCTGCAGCATCAGAGATTGTTGACAGGTTTGAGCTCGATATACGGTTCACAATGGATGGgcctgaaggagaggattTGAAGACTGTTAAAG ATTGCCTTGAATCATTTACAGAATATGTCAAGATGGGATTGATAGATCGAAATCTTGTTCGATACCTCACT CCGGAGCCTAGGAGCATAGACGAGATCAAACCTTTTAAAAGGAGTTTCACCCTCGCTACTTCTAACGAATGTTCGAATACTTCTGCCGAAGTTGTTGAGACTTCTGACACCCGATCCTCGGctcaagaggaagaatccCAAGTAAAAACGGAAAACTCATCGAAATTAACCCCAGGGGAATCACAATAG
- a CDS encoding hypothetical protein (HMMPfam hit to HGTP_anticodon, Anticodon binding domain, score: 80.1, E(): 5.8e-21; HMMPfam hit to tRNA-synt_2b, tRNA synthetase class II core domain (G, H, P, S and T), score: 249.0, E(): 8.1e-72) — protein MVAAASVSHPSELTVPNKTAHAFDKSTLDALLARRFFFAPSFEIYGGVAGLYDYGPTGSALQANILDAWRKHYIIEEDMLELDTTIMTLSDVLKTSGHVDKFADWMVKDVKNGEIYRADHLVEGVLEARLKGDKEARGVKEEEKKEEEDDKKKKKKKIVKTEAVKLDDNTVAEYEYLLAQASQLHIDNYTGPELGDIIRKHKITNPTTGNEVSEPVEFNLMFESNIGPTGHIKGYLRPETAQGHFVNFARLLEFNNGKVPFASAQIGKSFRNEIAPRQGLLRVREFTMAEIEHYVDPLDKRHARFNEVKDVVLTLLAKGVQSEGRTEIVKKTVGEAVAEGIVDNETLGYFLGRTQLFLTKIGVDPARLRCRQHMANEMAHYATDCWDFEIQSSYGWIECVGCADRSAYDLTVHSVRTKQPLRVQQRLDQPRTVEKLECTFDAKAFGMKFKKDATMIKETLLGLEKEKLQCIKDELEKGSSNVQCADGKSYEITPDLVKINPITVTEHMREFIPNVIEPSFGIGRILYCVLEHTYWAREQDAARGVLSLPALVAPIKCLIVSISQDAQLRSKIHEVSREMRKRGIASRVDDSSATIGKKYARNDELGTPFGCTVDFATIQNGTMTLRERDSTSQLIGPIEDVISVVDQLVKGVLDWEGASQKLEAYSGVQDVDA, from the exons ATGGTCGCCGCTGCCTCCGTCTCACACCCTTCAGAACTCACAGTCCCCAACAAGACCGCTCACGCCTTTGACAAAAGCACCTTGGACGCTCTCTTGGCTAGGCgattcttctttgctccttcttttgAAATCTACGGTGGTGTCGCTGGTCTTTACGACTATGGACCTACCGGTTCCGCCCTTCAGGCCAACATTCTCGATGCCTGGCGAAAGCACTACATCATCGAAGAAGATATGCTTGAGCTCGATACTACCATCATGACTCTTTCCGATGTCCTCAAAACCTCTGGCCACGTTGACAAATTCGCCGATTGGATGGTCAAGGACGTTAAGAATGGTGAGATCTATAGAGCGGATCACCTTGTCGAGGGTGTTCTCGAGGCTAGATTAAAGGGTGACAAGGAAGCTCGAGGtgtcaaggaggaggagaaaaaggaggaggaggatgacaagaaaaagaagaagaagaagattgtcaAGACCGAGGCTGTCAAGCTTGATGACAACACAGTTGCCGAGTACGAGTACCTTTTGGCTCAGGCAAGTCAACTTCAC ATTGATAACTACACTGGTCCCGAGCTCGGTGATATTATCCGAAAGCACAAAATCACCAACCCCACCACCGGAAACGAGGTCTCTGAGCCTGTCGAGTTCAATCTCATGTTCGAGTCCAACATCGGTCCTACTGGCCACATCAAAGGTTACCTCCGTCCCGAAACCGCCCAGGGTCACTTTGTGAACTTTGCTCGTCTCCTCGAGTTCAACAACGGCAAGGTCCCCTTCGCCTCTGCTCAGATCGGTAAAAGTTTCCGAAACGAAATCGCCCCCAGACAGGGCTTGCTCCGTGTCCG AGAGTTCACCATGGCTGAGATTGAGCACTATGTAGACCCTCTTGACAAGCGTCACGCTCGATTCAACGAGGTTAAGGATGTCGTCCTCACCCTTTTGGCCAAGGGTGTTCAGAGCGAGGGTAGGACCGAGATCGTGAAAAAGACTGTTGGTGAGGCTGTTGCTGAG GGTATCGTCGACAATGAGACACTTGGTTACTTCCTCGGTCGGACTCAGCTGTTCTTGACCAAGATCGGTGTAGACCCTGCTAGGTTGAGGTGCAGGCAGCACATGGCTAACGAAATGGCTCATTACGCCACC GACTGTTGGGACTTTGAGATCCAATCGTCTTACGGCTGGATAGAGTGTGTCGGTTGCGCGGACCGATCCGCTTATGACCTTACCGTCCACTCTGTCCGAACCAAGCAGCCTCTCAGAGTCCAGCAACGTCTCGACCAGCCCCGAACTGTCGAGAAGCTCGAATGCACCTTTGACGCCAAAGCTTTCGGTATGAAGTTCAAGAAGGACGCTACTATGATCAAGGAGACTTTGCTCGGccttgagaaggaaaagttGCAGTGCATCAAGGATGAGCTCGAGAAGGGCTCTTCTAACGTCCAGTGCGCCGATGGCAAGTCTTATGAGATTACCCCCGACCTCGTCAAGATCAACCCCATCACCGTTACTGAGCACA TGCGCGAATTCATCCCCAACGTCATCGAGCCGTCTTTCGGTATTGGTCGTATCCTTTACTGTGTTCTTGAGCACACTTACTGGGCACGAGAGCAAGACGCCGCTCGAGGTGTCCTTTCCCTCCCCGCTCTCGTCGCTCCTATCAAGTGTCTCATCGTCTCTATCTCTCAGGATGCTCAATTGAGGAGTAAGATCCACGAAGTTT CCcgagagatgagaaagcGAGGTATCGCCAGCCGAGTCGACGATTCTTCCGCTACAATCGGTAAGAAATACGCCCGAAACGACGAGCTTGGTACTCCTTTCGGCTGTACCGTCGACTTTGCCA CCATCCAAAACGGTACCATGACTCTCCGAGAGCGAGATTCTACCAGCCAACTTATCGGTCCTATTGAGGACGTCATCAGCGTCGTTGACCAGCTTGTCAAGGGTGTTCTCGACTGGGAGGGTGCCAGCCAGAAGTTGGAGGCTTACAGCGGTGTGCAGGATGTGGATGCTTAA